One Drosophila subpulchrella strain 33 F10 #4 breed RU33 chromosome 2R, RU_Dsub_v1.1 Primary Assembly, whole genome shotgun sequence genomic window, caaaaaaagaataaatagGGTTTACTGGCGAATGAAgcctttataaaatatattaaaaaatctatttataacctataaaatttttaaaatcatcaaTAATAATTTCTCTATACCTTCTTAGCGGATGGCGATATCAACGATGTGCTGATCAAGACGCTGGCGGAGGCGCATGCCAACACAAATACCAAACTGGAAGCTGTGCACGACATGTTCCGAAAGCAGCCGGTAAGATATTATCTATAAACCCTGAAAGTATACCTtgaataaatacaaattgcaTTATTTATTGCTGTGCAGGATGTGTCGCGCATTCTCTACTACAAGAATCTGGGCCAAGAGGAACTTTGGCTGGACTGCGCCGAGAAGCTTACACAAATGATACAGAACATAATCGAATTTGCTAAGCTAATACCGGGATTCATGCGCCTGAGTCAGGACGATCAGGTGAGGATAGTATCTTTAAGTACAGTGAATAGGTTATTAATTCCCCGTTTATCCCCAGATATTACTGCTGAAGACGGGCTCCTTTGAGCTGGCGATTGTTCGCATGTCCAGACTGCTAGATCTCTCACAGAACGCGGTTCTCTACGGCGATGTGATGCTGCCCCAGGAGGCCTTCTACACATCCGACTCGGAGGAGATGCGTCTGGTGTCGCGCATCTTCCAAACGGCCAAGTCGATAGCCGAACTCAAACTGACTGAAACCGAACTGGCGCTGTATCAGAGCTTAGTGCTGCTCTGGCCAGGTGGGATTATCTTATTTCTTATTTCATCTACCCATATCTAATATCTCTTGTCTTTAGAACGCAATGGAGTGCGTGGTAATACGGAAATACAGAGGCTTTTCAATCTGAGCATGAATGCGATTCGGCAGGAGCTGGAAACGAATCATGCGCCGCTCAAGGGCGATGTCACCGTGCTGGACACACTGCTGAACAACATACCCAATTTCCGGTAGGTTACTAGAAGGGATAGTCACAGTGCTTTTTAGATCAAtatctaaaaaaattataccaGTAACGATGTTAGATTCTACAAAAAATTCAGAATTGAATAGATCCTACTGAAGAATAAgctttttcttaaaaatctaaCACTAACATGTATACGAATTTCCGTAATTGTATATTACTACAGATCTTCTATTTACCTTAGCAAATCTATTTAGAGTTATAAAAGTTAAATGAGATTCAATTTTATGGTAATCCTTAAAGTGGATTTTACTATACGTTGATTCTTAGCTTCAGAAGGAtagttttatatataaataattgtttttttttttcaatttataaCCTCTAAATAAATCATATAAAATTATGGATACTACTCATTTAGACAGTTCTAAAGCCCATGCATTGGTTTcaatattgattttaaatgATTATTTTTGGTAATGTAATTTTCCCTATCCAAAGCTAAAATATACCTATAAAAACTCATACAAGCATTGATCATTATAATAAAATCCTTTTATTAGGATATTATTCTTAGCAACCAAAAGATTGAGTAGAATACAAAGTTTTAATATATtggtataataattttttaaagcacTTGTTAGGAAGGTATCCTTATAAAAAACACACATACTGATAACGCAACATTTTTGTACAATTTTCTAGCGACATTTCCATCTTGCACATGGAATCGCTGAGCAAGTTCAAGCTGCAGCACCCGAACGTCGTATTCCCGGCGCTCTACAAGGAGCTGTTCTCGATAGATTCGCAGCAGGACCTGACATAACAAGAGCAGCAGCCGTTCCTGGAGACGACCGCGGACGACGTTGCCGAGGATGCGGCTGCCACCGGATGTGTCCTGCCGCCGGTGGCGCCCCCTGCCggacagcagcagccaccgctgcTCGAGGACTGAGGGCCGCAGGATGCGGCAACAATAATTATTTGCGTAAAAAACTGCACTGCACTGCGATTGCGATTGCGATTGCAATAGCGATTGCGATTGCAGCAGATACAAGAGAACTTTATCATGATTTAAGCTAGCATACAACCAAGGATGTGATCCTCGCCAAGGACTCACTTAAAAAGAACTCTatctatatacatatatatattatatatgacAGAGCGGATGACGCAAAAAGGGAagggaaaatatttcaaaaatattgttaaCTCAGTTAAGACTTTTGCTTCGTAGagaaccgaaaccgaaaccgtAACCGATTGCATTTCGAGCAAGGGGCATCAAAACTCTGATTTTCGAGGTTATACTCTATACACAAGTATGCATGTAACTTCCCAACTCTCATATCCAGACCCGAGCAAATCAGATCGACTAAGTACTTAAAACCAAGCGAAATTCTCTACACCGCATACTCCAGAACCAGAACCCATGGGTCCCCCCA contains:
- the LOC119549404 gene encoding probable nuclear hormone receptor HR3 isoform X2 — its product is MYTQRMFDMWSSVTSKLEAHANNLGQSNVQSPVGQNNSSGSIKAQIEIIPCKVCGDKSSGVHYGVITCEGCKGFFRRSQSSVVNYQCPRNKQCVVDRVNRNRCQYCRLQKCLKLGMSRDAVKFGRMSKKQREKVEDEVRFHKAQMRAQSDAAPDSSVYDTQTPSSSDQLHHNNYNSYSGGYSNNEVGYGSPYGYSASVTPQQTMQYDISADYVDSTTYEPRSTIIDPEFISHADGDINDVLIKTLAEAHANTNTKLEAVHDMFRKQPDVSRILYYKNLGQEELWLDCAEKLTQMIQNIIEFAKLIPGFMRLSQDDQILLLKTGSFELAIVRMSRLLDLSQNAVLYGDVMLPQEAFYTSDSEEMRLVSRIFQTAKSIAELKLTETELALYQSLVLLWPERNGVRGNTEIQRLFNLSMNAIRQELETNHAPLKGDVTVLDTLLNNIPNFRDISILHMESLSKFKLQHPNVVFPALYKELFSIDSQQDLT